Proteins from a genomic interval of Youhaiella tibetensis:
- a CDS encoding ABC transporter ATP-binding protein — protein MARLSLRGIKKRFKETEVLHGIDLEIGDKEFVVFVGPSGCGKSTLLRLIAGLDPITEGEFILNDRSMVSVPPSRRGIAMVFQSYALYPHMDVYENMAFGARLMGLDKAEVESRIAEASRMLKLDELLKRRPRELSGGQRQRVAIGRALVRKPDVFLFDEPLSNLDAALRADVRLEIARLHNDLGATMIYVTHDQVEAMTLADRIVVMNQGRIEQVGSPRELYETPANTFVATFIGSPKMTLVNVTCDGDRLSVPNGGSIAMNNLPPAAGASLIMGVRPDALTIARGAHDEGFAAKVIYAEYLGDHAYVYAQLADGKQIVARAHPGEEFSADQTITVTPDPAAVHFFSVEDGKRLSA, from the coding sequence TTGGCGCGTCTATCTTTGCGGGGAATCAAGAAGCGCTTCAAGGAAACGGAGGTCCTACACGGCATCGACCTTGAGATCGGCGACAAGGAATTCGTGGTTTTCGTGGGCCCCTCGGGCTGCGGAAAGTCGACGCTGCTGCGGCTGATCGCGGGCCTCGACCCCATCACTGAAGGCGAATTCATCCTCAACGACCGTTCCATGGTCAGCGTGCCGCCGTCGCGGCGCGGCATCGCCATGGTGTTCCAGTCCTATGCGCTTTACCCGCACATGGACGTCTATGAGAACATGGCGTTCGGCGCCCGGCTGATGGGGCTGGACAAGGCCGAGGTCGAGTCGCGCATTGCCGAGGCTTCGCGCATGCTCAAGCTGGACGAGTTGCTCAAGCGCAGGCCGCGCGAGCTTTCGGGCGGCCAGCGCCAGCGCGTCGCCATCGGCCGAGCCCTGGTGCGCAAGCCCGACGTGTTCCTGTTCGACGAGCCGCTTTCTAACCTCGACGCTGCCCTGCGCGCTGACGTGCGCCTCGAAATCGCGCGCCTCCACAACGATCTGGGCGCAACCATGATCTATGTGACCCACGACCAGGTCGAGGCCATGACGCTGGCCGATCGCATCGTGGTCATGAACCAGGGCAGGATCGAACAGGTCGGCAGCCCGCGCGAGCTCTACGAGACGCCTGCCAATACCTTCGTGGCGACCTTCATCGGCTCGCCCAAGATGACGCTGGTCAACGTCACCTGCGACGGGGACCGTCTCTCGGTCCCCAATGGCGGCAGCATTGCCATGAACAACCTTCCGCCGGCCGCCGGTGCGTCGCTGATCATGGGCGTTCGCCCCGACGCGCTCACCATCGCCCGCGGCGCCCATGATGAGGGTTTCGCTGCCAAGGTGATCTACGCCGAATATCTGGGCGATCATGCCTACGTCTATGCGCAGCTCGCGGACGGCAAGCAGATCGTGGCCAGGGCCCATCCGGGCGAAGAATTCTCAGCCGACCAGACAATTACGGTGACGCCCGACCCGGCCGCTGTACACTTCTTCTCGGTCGAGGACGGAAAGCGGCTGTCCGCTTGA
- a CDS encoding ABC transporter substrate-binding protein, translated as MTFWQSQKKLLAGVALATVVGALAISAPVQAATLRMAWAQDATGLDPHKQTAFSSLRLLELIYEPLVRLDANLNIVPAIADSWEFSADGTSLTFKLNPNAKFHNGEAVTSADVKASFERILDEATGAATRANFLSISSIETPDAGTVVFKLSQPDAPILTAMTDLNAAIVPASEIAAGTIGTKAIGSGPFKLDQWEPDSKEELSTNKDWAGGAVALDGINISVLPDETAILAALRTGQVDFALLNDPLVATLVPREANLQLNRQPGLAYNVLQLNPSRSPMTELGVRQAISCAIDRQEVLDTALLGEGQVTGPLTIPAYATDPKELFCYTPDLEKAKKLMADAGHADGFEATVIAATGEPPVAASEAQVIQSQLAEIGIKLNIETMELNVYVDRWLKGDFDMAVAQNGGRADPYTMYNRYWTKDGNLQKVSNYIDDTLDSLMKQGRTETDPAKRKEIFAQFEKHLAEVSPWIWLSTSYNYTAQQKTVHGFVPTPTGTLFGLTKVTLD; from the coding sequence ATGACGTTTTGGCAATCGCAGAAGAAGTTGCTGGCGGGCGTAGCGCTGGCCACGGTCGTTGGGGCGCTTGCGATTTCGGCGCCGGTCCAGGCTGCCACGCTGCGCATGGCATGGGCACAGGACGCCACCGGGCTGGACCCGCACAAGCAGACGGCGTTTTCCTCGCTGCGCCTGCTCGAGCTCATCTATGAGCCGCTGGTCCGGCTGGACGCCAACCTCAATATCGTTCCGGCCATCGCCGACTCCTGGGAGTTCAGCGCCGACGGCACCAGCCTGACGTTCAAGCTCAACCCGAACGCCAAGTTCCACAATGGCGAGGCGGTGACCTCCGCCGACGTCAAGGCGAGCTTCGAGCGCATCCTGGATGAAGCCACCGGCGCCGCCACGCGCGCCAACTTCCTCTCGATTTCGAGCATCGAGACGCCCGATGCCGGCACTGTGGTGTTCAAGCTCTCCCAGCCCGACGCGCCGATCCTGACGGCCATGACCGATCTCAACGCGGCCATCGTGCCGGCCAGCGAAATTGCCGCGGGCACCATCGGCACCAAGGCCATTGGCTCGGGTCCCTTCAAGCTCGACCAGTGGGAGCCCGACTCCAAGGAAGAGCTCAGCACCAATAAGGATTGGGCCGGTGGCGCAGTGGCGCTCGACGGCATCAATATCAGCGTCCTGCCCGACGAGACGGCCATCCTGGCCGCACTGCGCACCGGTCAGGTCGATTTCGCCCTGCTCAACGATCCGCTGGTCGCGACCCTCGTGCCGCGCGAGGCGAACCTGCAGCTCAACCGCCAGCCGGGCCTTGCCTATAATGTCCTGCAGCTCAACCCCTCCCGCTCGCCGATGACCGAACTGGGCGTGCGCCAGGCGATCTCCTGCGCGATCGACCGCCAGGAAGTCCTCGACACGGCGCTGCTCGGGGAAGGGCAGGTCACCGGCCCGCTGACGATCCCGGCCTATGCGACCGATCCCAAGGAGCTCTTCTGCTATACACCTGACCTCGAAAAGGCCAAGAAGCTGATGGCCGACGCGGGCCATGCCGACGGCTTCGAGGCGACCGTGATCGCCGCGACCGGCGAACCTCCTGTGGCCGCCTCGGAAGCGCAGGTCATCCAGTCCCAGCTTGCCGAAATCGGCATCAAGCTCAACATCGAGACCATGGAACTAAACGTCTATGTCGACCGCTGGCTCAAGGGCGACTTCGACATGGCGGTGGCCCAGAACGGCGGCCGCGCCGACCCCTACACGATGTACAATCGCTACTGGACCAAGGACGGCAACCTGCAGAAGGTTTCCAACTATATCGACGACACCCTCGATAGCCTGATGAAGCAGGGTCGCACCGAAACCGACCCGGCCAAGCGCAAGGAAATCTTCGCACAGTTCGAAAAGCACCTCGCAGAAGTCTCGCCCTGGATCTGGCTCTCGACCTCCTACAACTACACGGCCCAGCAGAAGACGGTGCATGGCTTCGTGCCCACGCCCACCGGCACGCTGTTCGGCCTGACCAAGGTCACCCTCGACTAA
- a CDS encoding ABC transporter permease produces MNYVAQRLVTFPLILLGVSVLVFVAIRLIPGDAVTAMLGTEAGLLTEQQRAALATYFGIDQPWPTQYWHWLTGLLHGDLGISVTYGKPVLDVILERFPVTLELALLSMVIALLVGIPAGIYAATHSEKPSDLLVRIVAMLGQSTPNFVVGLLIIYFLSVGFGVLPTMGSVAPLWQDPIANLSQMILPAITLGFAFAASVTRISRSAMLDVLKDDYVRTARAKGVPHRRTIWRHAFPNALIPVVTLCGVEFGYLLGGAVIVEQIFALPGLGRMVLDAISQRDYALVQGAVLFVALNFLIVNLLVDLAYVAIDPRIRLGGQ; encoded by the coding sequence ATGAACTATGTAGCGCAGCGGCTGGTAACGTTCCCCCTGATCCTGCTCGGGGTTTCTGTTCTGGTCTTCGTTGCCATTCGGCTGATCCCGGGCGATGCCGTCACGGCCATGCTCGGTACCGAAGCCGGCCTGTTGACCGAGCAGCAGCGCGCCGCGCTCGCCACCTATTTCGGCATCGACCAGCCCTGGCCGACCCAATACTGGCACTGGCTGACGGGCCTGCTGCACGGCGACCTGGGCATTTCCGTCACCTATGGCAAACCGGTGCTCGACGTCATTCTCGAGCGCTTTCCGGTGACGCTCGAACTCGCGCTGCTTTCCATGGTGATCGCTCTGCTCGTCGGCATCCCCGCGGGCATCTATGCGGCGACCCACAGCGAAAAGCCCTCCGATCTCCTGGTCCGCATCGTTGCCATGCTCGGACAATCCACGCCGAACTTCGTGGTCGGCCTGCTTATCATCTACTTTCTCTCGGTCGGCTTCGGCGTCCTGCCCACGATGGGCAGCGTCGCGCCGCTCTGGCAGGACCCGATCGCCAATCTCAGCCAGATGATCCTGCCGGCCATCACGCTCGGCTTCGCCTTCGCCGCCTCGGTTACGCGCATTTCGCGTTCGGCCATGCTCGACGTACTGAAGGACGACTATGTGCGCACCGCCCGCGCCAAGGGCGTGCCACACCGGCGCACCATCTGGCGCCATGCGTTCCCCAACGCCCTCATTCCGGTGGTGACGCTGTGCGGGGTCGAGTTCGGCTACCTGCTCGGCGGCGCCGTGATCGTCGAGCAGATCTTCGCACTGCCCGGCCTTGGCCGCATGGTGCTCGACGCCATCAGCCAGCGCGACTATGCCCTGGTTCAGGGAGCGGTGCTGTTCGTGGCGCTCAACTTCCTCATCGTCAACCTGCTCGTCGACCTGGCCTATGTCGCCATCGATCCGCGCATCCGGCTCGGAGGGCAGTGA
- a CDS encoding ABC transporter permease, which yields MDMLKAIARHPSGRIGGAIIALYILIALFAAIGLTPHDPLKQFRIDRLMAPNATYWMGTDLFGRDMTSRLMAGIGQSFVIAFISVAFASVAGTIIGLVAAWWGRGWDGALMRLMDVLLAFPAILLALLIVAIAGPGTWTSILAIGIVYTPIFARVVRGPALSIKTREYVDAARTFGSSQFYILTRHMLLNLVAPLTVQVTLALAWALLTEAALSFLGLGTQPPTPSLGLMLSDARNLMESAPWLLVFPALTLMVGILGFNLFGDALRDILDPKTRRARA from the coding sequence ATGGATATGCTCAAGGCCATCGCGCGCCACCCAAGCGGCCGGATCGGCGGCGCCATCATCGCGCTCTACATCCTGATCGCACTGTTCGCGGCCATCGGGCTCACGCCACACGATCCGCTCAAGCAGTTCCGCATCGACCGCCTGATGGCGCCCAACGCCACCTACTGGATGGGCACCGACCTTTTCGGGCGGGACATGACCAGCCGCTTGATGGCCGGCATCGGCCAGTCCTTCGTCATCGCCTTCATCTCCGTTGCTTTCGCCAGCGTGGCGGGCACGATCATTGGCCTCGTCGCCGCATGGTGGGGCAGGGGCTGGGATGGCGCCCTGATGCGCCTGATGGACGTGCTCCTGGCGTTTCCGGCGATCCTTCTGGCTCTCTTAATCGTGGCCATCGCGGGCCCCGGCACCTGGACCAGCATCCTGGCCATCGGCATCGTCTACACTCCCATCTTTGCGCGCGTGGTCCGCGGACCGGCGCTCTCGATCAAGACCCGTGAATACGTGGACGCGGCACGCACCTTCGGCAGCAGCCAGTTCTACATTCTCACCCGCCACATGCTCCTCAACCTCGTCGCCCCGCTCACCGTCCAGGTGACGCTTGCCCTCGCCTGGGCGCTGCTCACCGAAGCGGCGCTGAGCTTCCTGGGCCTTGGCACGCAACCACCGACACCTTCCCTGGGCCTCATGCTCAGCGATGCGCGCAATCTCATGGAATCGGCGCCCTGGCTGCTGGTGTTTCCGGCGCTCACGCTCATGGTCGGGATCTTGGGCTTCAATCTCTTCGGAGACGCGCTGCGCGACATCCTCGATCCCAAGACCCGGAGGGCCCGCGCATGA